The genomic region ACATGTTATTTGGTAATCGATACCTTATTTGGAAATCTTGTAAAGATCAATCCACCTAGCAAATTTTCCCTAAATCAGTTCTGGCCTACGATATGCCGTGGGGCTTTGCTTCTCAATTGTGCAGGGTATGGCAGACGAATTAGATTTGGTTTATGTCCTTTGTGTCTCGCCCGATTTAACACTTCTGGCTCTGTACATGACTCATCTCCGAGTCTAAAACTGCCCTTTTTGGTCTGTTTTCCTAATACCCTATTTCACATAATTTACTCCTACACAGGTTCTTGACTTTTGGAGGCTCATTAATCTATTTTGTTTATTCAAAATAGGATTAGAATATGGTGTTCTTTGTTGTCATGATAGTGATGTGCTGGCTTGGTTTTTAACTGCAGATATTCTGGCTTTTCTGGGTTTCTCTTGACACATGGTCATCTTCTTCTTCTTTGTCTTTCTCTGTGGTGTCTTTTGCTTTCTGGGTTTTCCTCAGAATTCAGAATTCAGATAGATTCCTGATCATCACAATTCAATTTCCAAAAGGTGAGGCTTTCATGCAATATTTGGCTCATCTATGAGACTCTTTCACTCTGTCTCTGAGTCTTTTTTTTTGTTTTATGCATGTCAGCATCTGCATGCCTTGGAATTAGGTATTGGTTTTCCCAATTGAATTCTGGGGTCTGAAAGGGACTGGCTTTAATGGGTTTTGTTGTTGGTTTTGGTTTGCAGTTGGATGATTATCATGTGAGTGCTTGTTCTTGAAGAGCTGTCTGGCTTTGAGTTTGGCATCTTGGCATGATTTTGATGCTTGTTTGTTTCATCCAATTAAGAAGTAATTCTGGGAAAGAGGAAAACTGGTGAGTTCTCATCCCAAAAATTCTTTACTTTCTGTATGCATCTCTGTTGAAATTTACTTGGATGATTCTTTTTTGTTTTAATTACTATATGTTTGTTTGATCATGTAGATTACATCTTTGCATTGAACTGGGGCAGAATTATGGATAGGGAATCTTGGATTTTCCAATTTTAGGATGATATCAGTTCTAATTCGAGTCCTTGGTCATTTTTCAAGCTTTCAGGGGCTTGAGATTTTAAATTCTGGGTTTTAGTGGATTGAATCCTAGATGGACCTGTCTCCTCATTGCAAGCATTTCAGATCACTTGGTTGCAACTTGAATTCAATAGCATGCAAATGTGTGGTTTTAGTTATCATTGCTCTGGTTGTTAGAGCTGTCCTGCTTCCTACATACTCTAGTTTTAATGGGACTGAGCAGAACAAGTTGGTGTTGGTCAGCAACCTCTCCTTCTCAACTTTGTCAGGCAGTACTAATTTTGGTATCCGTAAAGATAAGTTTCTCGAGGTTCCTCAAATTGTATGGGGATTAAACAATCAGAAAATAGCATTTGCAAGAGCTTGTTTAACAGCAAGGCTTATGAACCGGATTCTGTTGATGCCTAGCTTGAGTGCTTCCTTGTTCTACAAAGAATTTGAGCTCTTGAAGCCCATTTCTTTTGATAAGGTCTTTAAGTTTGACAAGTTCAATTCACTCTGTGATGGCTATGTTCAGTTGGGGCAATACTCGGATCTTAAAAACCAAACAGGCGCGTTTGAGCTTCAGAAAGGAAGTGGAAGGAGGTGGACACCTGAGAGAGATTTGGATCAGTTGAAGCAGCACAGTAAGGGGCCATATGATGAACATGAGACGATTCGAATTGTTGGGAAGAATCCTTTTTTGTGGCATGATCATTGGCCTGTCAAGGACTATGCTAAGGTGTTTGAGTGCTTGGTTTTGGTTGATGAGATCATGAAAGAAGCCGATAAAGTTGTGTCGAGGATTAGAGAGATAGGAGCAGAACAAGTAAGAAGGAAAAGTGAGTCTGCTGAGAACTCTTTGTTGGTCGAGCCAGTGCCTTACGTAGCTGTTCATATGAGGATAGAATTAGATTGGATGATACACTGCAAGAACCTTGAGCGTAGATTGAACATAACTGAAATTTGTAGCAGCAAAGAAGAGATCATGGAGAGAGTTGGCAACATTGTTGGCCTTAAAACTCCAGTTGTTGTTTACTTAGCTGTGGCTGATAGTCTTCTACAAGATCCTTCAATTTTGAATGGATGGAAAGAAGGGTTGGTTCCTTTTGAGAAGAAGAAACTTGGTTTTGATGCACAATACAAGAAGTTCCCCTATCTCATTCAGTCTGCAATTGACTACGAAGTGTGCTTGAGAGCCGATGTGTTTGTTGGAAACAGTTTCTCTACATTTTCTAGCCTCATTGCTCTTGACAGAACCCAGAAGCTGATAAAAATGGGTGTCAATAGCTCATGTGGTGTTGATGTCAGGTGGCCTACATATGCATACAACATATTAGGGGAATCAAAAGGGCCTCAGAAATGGATGACAAACATGTCTGGCTCAAGTCTGAAAGCAATTAGCTATGGCTCCAACCAAATTTCATGTTGATGGTCTTGAGGCTCCACAAGTTTTTGTATTCTAAATCATTCCATCCCTCCGGCGCAGATTTATTGGTATAGTGTCACAGAAATTTTTTGTTGATAGAGAAAATTAATAGCAGAGAATGTTGAAAATAGCAATTGTTTACCAAATTTGTTACAGTTTTCAATTATGTAAATCTGAATCTTTCGAAATTCATTTTCATTCTTTTGATTATAGAAATTCAGAGTAAATTTCGAATCTTTCTAATTCCGACGTGACATGTAACTAAGGACATAATTTTCCAGGTTAGCGTGTCTGATCCTTTTTGCTTTTCTGAGTCTCTGCAACTGTTTTTCTTTGCTTAAGATATGGCACAGACGACCAAATGAGGTGGTACAACAAGGGAAAAGGTGTGCTTAATCCTCACTTTAGTACTTCTAACACAATCAAGGACGACCGTTTTAATGACTACAAGGTTGGATCCATGGGATCGATTGTGTTCTTGGTGATATGGTTTGTTGGATTCTTCAGATGGCTGCAAACTTGACGACCTCCGTTCCTGGTGGTTCGGCCAGTGTCGCCGTCGACATGGTGCCTTTAGTCTCTACCCTCTTAGAGGGGTTTGCTATCTGGTTAGAATGTTTGGCTTGTTTGTTGGCTCTCATGTTTGGTTTTCCTTTCATTGTAATCGTTGCCCAGGTATGAATCATATGGGTATGTATTAGATGTTTTTATGAATAAAGTTTTTAACCACCTCAAAAAAAAAACAAAAAAAAAAAAGGAAATGAACAAGTTTGATGATACCTCATCTTGGTTCCTGTGCTGGGTCATCATATAGTGCATCCGTTTATTTGCTTGATTAGTTGAGCATCTGGGCCATTCTGTTTGCTTGTTTGTTGCTTGGGGGAAGGGCAAAGTAGAGTACTGGTAGGACCAGAATGCTTTGTTTGGATTTTTCTTTTTGTTGAGTAAATGAAGGTTTGGATTCAAAGCCTTAACTAAATACTCAAAGCTTCAATTTTGCCATCAATATCTGTTTAAGTTTCAGTGAACCGAAGCTGGTAACTTTGTTTTATGACTAGGGAACCACTCCTATTTTCGTAAACCAAACGAGTCCGTAAAGAAAACCTGTCATCTAATACAAGTTAAACAACTGATCAAAAGTTATGATCATGTATTTGATGAGAAATGTTACATTAACCATTTTCTAACAGACAAAAATGTCTAATTACTTTCACATTGATCCACACTGGCCCAAGAGCACAATGGTCAAAATGTATAAAGCCAAATTATTAAATATTAATTGCATTGGATTATAAATATGTGATGCCAGTGTATTTGCGAATTGGGCGAACAAATAGCATGTAATTTCCTATAATTTCAGACCATCTAAACGTATTTCATAAATTTTCATGCCTGCTGAATAAATTTGCACTACCATGTGACTTTCATTGAAGCCAGTATACATGACTCTTATCTACAATCAATTGATTCAATTCATATTAGATGCTTGCATCAATCACAATGACAGATATGCAAACACCATTTTTGTGACTTTTTGATATAAATGAGTTATCTCCACTTGGTTTCACTCAATTAGTATTTGTACTTGTATGTCTGACAATAGTGATCATAACAAAACCAAAAAAATAAATAGTGATTGTATGATATTGGAGAAAACTAACTTTCAAGTAGATTTTTAGTTTTGATCTCTATATATAGCTTGTTTTAGATTTTATAACGGCCTAACGTCCAAATACCAGTGAGGGATCTAGGAGTGAAATGTGGTCTAGGCTAAATTCACCTTGAGGGCACAATAAAGGTTCAAATAAAAAAACACAGCCAACTGAACTAACTTAGATTTCATAGCATGATGCACAAACATATAGAATTTATTAACAATTGTTGTCTAGGCTGCAGCCTATACACTATACAGCCTTCTGAGTAGATCCGCCCCTGTGTCCAACCGTAAAACTGCACGAAGCCCAATTTTCCCATATTTGTAAAATAGTTAGTGATATCATGAGAGAATTAGAATTAGCATGAGGTTAGGGCTTCCTGACAAAATATAAACAAAAAAAGGCTTATTCATACACAACAAGGAAATTAACAATAGAATTAATAAATTCTTGTAAAAACAGGTGCGAGATCTCGTGAAGGTAATATTAACTCTAGATACCCGGGATCTAGTGAAATTAATATAGCAAATCACATATACATCCTCTAAAAGGATTTGAAACACAAATAAACTCACTTGTGTTGTTGTTAAACAAATAATGATAGTTTTTAACAATTAAGGACAATCATTTCTCTGCATGCCATGTGTCATGGTTTAATTTACCAAACTAACCCTACACTAATTAAATATGTTTTTATTTTGAGATTTTTCAGTAAATGGAATATAATAGCATGTTTTCAACAACTTAGTGTAGTAGCAGTTAATTCCAGCGTAGTAGCAGAGGTTAACATTCCAATAGAAGTAGTAGCAGAGGTTAACATTCCAACAGAGGTTGTAGCAGAAGTTAACATCTCAGTAGAAGTAGTAGCATGGGTTAACATCTCAGTAGTAGTAACAATTAATTCCAATAGAAGTAGTAGTAGGGGTTAACATTCCACTAAAAGTAGTAGCAGGTTTTTAGTGGCTCAGCTAATGTAGTAGTATGTTTTGCTGGAAAGCTACACTTCCAACAGATGAAGTAGCATGGTTTTAGTAGTTCAGCTGGTGTAGTAGCAGCTTCAGTAAGTGCAGTAGCAGGTTTTCAGTGGCTCAGCAAATGAAGTAGCAACTATTTTCAATACGTACAATAATAATAGCTTTTGAGATTTTTCAGTAATGGAATAGATTATCATGTTTTCATTAACTTAGTGTAGTAGCAGTTAATTCCAGTGTAGTAGCAGGGGTTAACATTCTAGTTGAAGTAGTAGCATAGGTTAACATTCGAGTAGAAGTAGTAGCAGAGGTTAACATCCCAGTAGAAGTAGTAACAGAGGTTAACATCCCAGTAGTAGTAGCAATTAATTCCAATAGAAGTAGTAACAGGGGTTAACATTTTAGTAGAAAGTAGTAACAGGGGTTAACATCCCACTAGAAGTAGTAGCAGGTTTTTAGTGGCTCAGCTAATGTAGTAGCAGGGGTTACATCCCAGCAGAAGTAGTAGCAGAGGTTAACATCCTAGTAGAAGTAGTAGCAGGGCTACTGCTTTATCCTCCACTTCTGCTACTGTAGTTATCCACTTCTACTATTATTGCTTGAAGATTCATCCTCCAATTTTGCTACTGCCTTATACTCTAATTCTTACCAAAACTAGCCCTGCATATTTAAGGGGGTTGCTAATACAATTTTACTCGCTAAGTCTGCTGCTTGACTCTTACTTGCCCACTTCTGCTGAGTCCAGCTGTGCTACTGCAACACTTGTCGTCGTCCGGCCAATTCTGCTACTGCTTGTATATTTGAGACA from Fragaria vesca subsp. vesca linkage group LG3, FraVesHawaii_1.0, whole genome shotgun sequence harbors:
- the LOC101307378 gene encoding uncharacterized protein LOC101307378 codes for the protein MDLSPHCKHFRSLGCNLNSIACKCVVLVIIALVVRAVLLPTYSSFNGTEQNKLVLVSNLSFSTLSGSTNFGIRKDKFLEVPQIVWGLNNQKIAFARACLTARLMNRILLMPSLSASLFYKEFELLKPISFDKVFKFDKFNSLCDGYVQLGQYSDLKNQTGAFELQKGSGRRWTPERDLDQLKQHSKGPYDEHETIRIVGKNPFLWHDHWPVKDYAKVFECLVLVDEIMKEADKVVSRIREIGAEQVRRKSESAENSLLVEPVPYVAVHMRIELDWMIHCKNLERRLNITEICSSKEEIMERVGNIVGLKTPVVVYLAVADSLLQDPSILNGWKEGLVPFEKKKLGFDAQYKKFPYLIQSAIDYEVCLRADVFVGNSFSTFSSLIALDRTQKLIKMGVNSSCGVDVRWPTYAYNILGESKGPQKWMTNMSGSSLKAISYGSNQISC